A genomic window from Micromonospora violae includes:
- the mug gene encoding G/U mismatch-specific DNA glycosylase produces the protein MGAQQSEPFRRPTPQEVAAAAGRGLPDVIGPGLRVLFCGFNPGLYSAAVGLPFARRGSRFWPALHGAGFTDRRLHPWEHDELLRRGLGITSLSNRATARADELTSAELVAGVTGLAVKVERYRPGWVAILGVTAYRIAFARPRAGLGPQSQPLGRARVWVLPNPSGLNAHFPLPALTAEFAKLRQET, from the coding sequence GTGGGGGCGCAGCAGTCGGAGCCGTTTCGGCGACCGACACCGCAGGAGGTGGCGGCGGCCGCCGGTCGGGGCCTGCCGGACGTGATCGGGCCCGGCCTGCGGGTGCTGTTCTGCGGCTTCAACCCGGGCCTCTACTCCGCCGCCGTGGGGCTGCCCTTTGCCCGTAGGGGCAGCCGGTTCTGGCCGGCCCTGCACGGTGCGGGCTTCACCGACCGGCGACTGCACCCGTGGGAGCACGACGAGTTGCTGCGCCGCGGCCTGGGCATCACCAGCCTGAGTAACCGGGCCACCGCCCGCGCCGACGAGCTGACCTCGGCGGAACTGGTGGCCGGGGTGACCGGGTTGGCGGTGAAGGTCGAGCGGTACCGGCCGGGGTGGGTGGCCATCCTCGGAGTGACCGCGTACCGGATCGCCTTCGCCCGACCCCGGGCCGGCCTGGGGCCGCAGTCGCAGCCGCTGGGCCGCGCCCGGGTGTGGGTGCTGCCGAACCCGAGCGGCCTGAACGCGCACTTCCCGTTGCCGGCCTTGACAGCCGAGTTCGCCAAGCTGCGCCAGGAGACCTAG
- a CDS encoding SRPBCC family protein, with amino-acid sequence MTRTPAGRLFRTATGHDLVLTRTFRAPAADVWASLTESERTARWFGPWEGDAGPGRTIRVQMAYEEQQPWCDVQIDACEPQRHLAVSMIDSYGTWLLELTLTEADGSTALRFVQHLTSVEGIAETGAGWEYYLDMLVASRDGSPRPDFDDYHPAMQPYYQNLVATDRT; translated from the coding sequence ATGACCCGCACACCCGCCGGACGCCTGTTTCGCACCGCCACCGGGCATGATCTCGTCCTCACCCGGACCTTCCGCGCCCCGGCGGCGGACGTCTGGGCCAGCCTGACCGAGTCGGAGCGTACGGCCCGCTGGTTCGGCCCGTGGGAGGGCGACGCCGGGCCCGGACGGACCATCCGGGTCCAGATGGCGTACGAGGAGCAGCAGCCCTGGTGCGACGTCCAGATCGACGCCTGCGAACCGCAGCGGCATCTCGCCGTGTCGATGATCGACAGCTACGGCACCTGGCTGTTGGAGCTGACGCTGACCGAGGCCGACGGCAGCACCGCGCTGCGGTTCGTGCAGCACCTCACGAGCGTGGAGGGCATCGCCGAGACGGGCGCCGGCTGGGAGTACTACCTGGACATGCTCGTCGCCTCCCGAGACGGCTCCCCCCGCCCCGACTTCGACGACTACCACCCGGCCATGCAGCCGTACTACCAGAACCTCGTCGCCACCGACCGCACCTAG
- a CDS encoding metalloregulator ArsR/SmtB family transcription factor, which translates to MDEVAVAIADPVRRHILTMLRDEPLSAGDIAQRFTISRPAVSRHLRVLRESGLVRDELVGRQRIYRLDPGPLAPLRDWLTGLSTVDRWERHLDALETEVYRTRRERRSRGPAEHRREHTA; encoded by the coding sequence GTGGATGAGGTGGCCGTCGCGATCGCGGACCCGGTACGACGACACATCCTGACCATGTTGCGCGACGAACCCCTCTCCGCCGGCGACATCGCCCAGCGGTTCACGATCAGCCGACCCGCCGTCAGCCGCCACCTGCGGGTGCTGCGCGAGAGCGGGCTGGTCCGTGACGAGTTGGTCGGACGGCAGCGGATCTACCGGCTCGACCCGGGCCCGCTCGCCCCGCTGCGCGACTGGCTCACCGGGCTCAGCACGGTCGACCGGTGGGAGCGGCACCTCGACGCGTTGGAGACCGAGGTCTATCGCACCCGCCGAGAGCGCCGCAGCCGCGGCCCGGCGGAGCACCGAAGGGAGCACACGGCATGA
- a CDS encoding calcium:proton antiporter, whose product MAAQLRSRLTDWTFAVPVLAVLVLIATWGRNLPGPIIAVVAVLLGGAVLAAVHHAEVVAHRVGEPFGSLVLAVAVTVIEVALIVTLMISGPEKTQSLARDTVFAAIMITCNGILGLSLLLGALRRRVAVFNPEGTGGALATVITLATLSLVIPTFTTARPGPEFSPAQLTFAAVASLALYGLFVLVQTGRHRDYFLPIDSHGQVIDAEEHAKPPTTRAALVSLALLLVALVAVVGDAKTVSPTIEAGVAAVNLPHAFVGVIIALLVLLPETLAAARAARRDRVQISLNLSLGSAMASIGLTIPAIAIASIWLDGPLLLGLGGTQLALLALTAVTAVLTVVPGRANVLQGGVHLVLLAAFVFLAASP is encoded by the coding sequence ATGGCCGCCCAGCTTCGCTCCCGCCTGACCGACTGGACCTTCGCCGTCCCCGTGCTCGCCGTCCTGGTATTGATCGCCACCTGGGGACGGAACCTGCCCGGCCCGATCATCGCGGTGGTCGCGGTGCTGCTGGGCGGTGCGGTGCTCGCGGCCGTGCACCACGCGGAGGTGGTCGCCCACCGGGTGGGGGAACCGTTCGGGTCACTGGTGCTCGCCGTCGCGGTCACCGTGATCGAGGTGGCCCTCATCGTCACACTGATGATCAGCGGGCCGGAGAAGACCCAGTCACTCGCCCGCGACACCGTCTTCGCCGCCATCATGATCACCTGCAACGGGATCCTCGGCCTGTCCCTGCTGCTCGGGGCGCTGCGCCGTCGCGTCGCGGTGTTCAACCCGGAGGGCACCGGCGGGGCCCTGGCCACCGTGATCACCCTGGCCACCCTGAGCCTGGTCATTCCGACGTTCACCACGGCCCGCCCCGGCCCGGAGTTCAGCCCGGCCCAGCTCACCTTCGCCGCCGTCGCCTCACTGGCGCTCTACGGGCTCTTCGTGCTCGTCCAGACCGGCCGGCACCGCGACTACTTCCTGCCGATCGACAGCCACGGCCAGGTCATCGACGCGGAGGAGCACGCCAAACCGCCGACCACCCGCGCGGCGTTGGTCAGCCTGGCGCTGCTGCTGGTGGCGCTGGTCGCGGTGGTCGGCGACGCCAAGACGGTCTCCCCGACCATCGAGGCCGGCGTCGCCGCGGTGAACCTGCCGCACGCGTTCGTCGGCGTGATCATCGCGCTGTTGGTGCTGCTGCCGGAGACCCTGGCCGCCGCCCGCGCCGCGCGCCGCGACCGGGTGCAGATCAGCCTGAACCTCTCGCTCGGCTCGGCGATGGCCAGCATCGGCCTGACCATCCCGGCCATCGCGATCGCCTCGATCTGGCTGGACGGCCCGTTGCTGCTCGGCCTCGGCGGCACCCAGCTCGCCCTGCTCGCGCTCACCGCCGTGACCGCCGTGCTCACCGTGGTGCCCGGCCGGGCCAACGTGCTTCAGGGCGGCGTACACCTGGTGCTGCTGGCCGCCTTCGTCTTCCTGGCCGCCAGCCCGTGA